Proteins encoded within one genomic window of Nonomuraea gerenzanensis:
- a CDS encoding dienelactone hydrolase family protein: MTPIQRYLAEEVAHDHVDGLIPRREALRRLALLGLGLPAATALLAACGAPPESAAPATSSPAATPSPSASPAGPSPLPTEPITFAGPEGTMLQAAWAAAAEPKGAVLVIHENRGLTGHIRSVAGRLAASGYSALALDLLSREGGTATFADSAQATATLGQIDDARFVADMKAALGALTERAGGGRLGMTGFCFGGGMTWLLLSSSEPRLSAAVPFYGPLPENADMSGTKAAVLGIYAEQDDRVNATRDAAEAALTKAGLTHELVTFPGVGHAFFNDTGQRYDAEAAAQAYERMVGWFERHLD; the protein is encoded by the coding sequence ATGACGCCCATCCAGCGTTATCTCGCAGAAGAGGTCGCCCACGACCATGTGGACGGCCTGATCCCGCGCCGCGAGGCGCTGCGGCGGCTCGCCCTGCTCGGCCTGGGCCTGCCTGCCGCCACGGCCCTCCTCGCGGCCTGTGGCGCCCCGCCGGAGTCCGCGGCGCCCGCCACCTCCTCCCCCGCCGCCACGCCGTCCCCCTCGGCGAGCCCGGCCGGGCCCTCGCCGCTGCCCACGGAGCCGATCACGTTCGCCGGCCCCGAGGGCACCATGCTGCAGGCCGCGTGGGCCGCCGCCGCGGAGCCGAAGGGCGCGGTGCTGGTGATCCACGAGAACCGCGGCCTGACCGGCCACATCCGCTCGGTCGCCGGCCGCCTGGCCGCCAGCGGCTACTCGGCGCTGGCGCTCGACCTGCTGTCCCGGGAGGGCGGCACCGCGACGTTCGCCGACAGCGCGCAGGCCACGGCCACGCTCGGGCAGATCGACGACGCGCGGTTCGTGGCCGACATGAAGGCCGCGCTGGGCGCGCTGACCGAGCGGGCCGGCGGCGGGAGGCTCGGCATGACCGGCTTCTGCTTCGGCGGCGGGATGACCTGGCTGCTGCTGTCGTCGTCGGAGCCGCGCCTGTCGGCCGCCGTGCCGTTCTACGGGCCGCTGCCGGAGAACGCGGACATGTCCGGGACGAAGGCGGCCGTGCTCGGGATATACGCCGAGCAGGACGACCGGGTCAACGCCACCAGGGACGCCGCCGAGGCCGCACTGACCAAGGCGGGGCTGACGCACGAGCTGGTGACGTTCCCCGGGGTGGGGCACGCCTTCTTCAACGACACCGGGCAGCGCTACGACGCGGAGGCGGCGGCGCAGGCGTACGAGCGCATGGTGGGCTGGTTCGAGCGCCACCTGGACTGA
- a CDS encoding AAA family ATPase: MTDQALLERALFEVKRVIVGQDQMVERLLVAVLAKGHCLLEGVPGIAKTLAAETTATVVGGTFARIQFTPDLVPSDIVGTRIYRPSTESFDVELGPVMVNLLLADEINRAPAKVQSALLEIMAERQVSIGGVTYDVPRPFLVLATQNPIESEGVYHLPEAQRDRFLMKIDVDYPSESEELAIVYRMSVDPPAPQSVLDPARVVALQRRAEEVFVHHAVAEYAVRLVYATRDPERFGVRDVGRLLAFGASPRATLGLLAAGRALALLRGRDYVLPEDVRDLAPDVMAHRLVLSFDALADGVLPRQIVDRVLAAVPLPVIAPSQEQAGHYDTRQDAVA; encoded by the coding sequence GTGACCGACCAGGCACTGCTCGAACGAGCCCTGTTCGAGGTCAAGCGAGTGATCGTCGGGCAGGACCAGATGGTCGAGCGGCTGCTCGTGGCGGTGCTCGCCAAGGGGCACTGCCTGCTCGAGGGCGTCCCCGGCATCGCCAAGACGCTGGCCGCCGAGACCACCGCCACGGTGGTCGGCGGCACGTTCGCCCGCATCCAGTTCACCCCCGACCTGGTGCCCTCCGACATCGTCGGCACCAGGATCTACCGGCCCTCCACCGAGTCGTTCGACGTCGAGCTCGGGCCCGTCATGGTCAACCTGCTGCTCGCCGACGAGATCAACCGGGCGCCCGCGAAGGTGCAGTCGGCACTGCTGGAGATCATGGCCGAGCGCCAGGTCAGCATCGGCGGCGTCACGTACGACGTGCCGCGGCCGTTCCTGGTGCTGGCCACCCAGAACCCGATCGAGTCCGAGGGCGTCTACCACCTGCCCGAGGCGCAGCGCGACCGCTTCCTCATGAAGATCGACGTCGACTATCCCAGCGAATCGGAGGAGCTGGCGATCGTCTACCGCATGAGCGTGGACCCGCCGGCGCCGCAGAGCGTCCTCGACCCGGCGCGGGTGGTCGCGCTGCAGCGCCGGGCCGAGGAGGTCTTCGTGCACCACGCGGTCGCCGAGTACGCCGTCCGCCTGGTCTACGCCACCCGCGACCCGGAGCGGTTCGGGGTGCGGGACGTCGGGCGGCTGCTGGCGTTCGGCGCGAGCCCCAGGGCCACGCTGGGCCTGCTGGCGGCCGGCCGGGCGCTGGCGCTGCTGCGGGGGCGTGACTACGTGCTGCCGGAGGACGTACGGGACCTGGCGCCCGACGTCATGGCGCACCGGCTGGTGCTCTCCTTCGACGCGCTGGCCGACGGGGTGCTGCCCCGCCAGATCGTGGACCGGGTGCTGGCGGCCGTGCCGCTGCCGGTCATCGCGCCCAGCCAGGAGCAGGCGGGCCACTACGACACGCGGCAGGACGCGGTGGCATGA
- a CDS encoding DUF58 domain-containing protein — translation MRPYLIAEPALRRLELTITRRLDGLLQGEHLGLVPGPGSEPAESRPYRPGDDVRRMDWNVTARTNEPHVRDLVADRELEIWALLDATASMDFGTAAMEKRELALSALAAIGFLTQRTGNRIGTHLLHGGGVRTLPARTGRPHLMALLQAAFALPRTPPGVAEPLLGVAAEQLGRVVRRRGLVVVVSDFLDSPETWEPPLRRLTARHQLLAVEVLDPRELTLPDVGILTLIDPETGRRREVATGNARLRRRYAEAATEQREAVSQALRRAGATHLRLRTDRDWVRDLVKHVMRQRRLATLAASPTGRPPAGGGDAA, via the coding sequence ATGAGGCCCTATCTGATCGCCGAGCCCGCGCTGCGCAGGCTCGAACTGACCATCACCAGGAGGCTGGATGGACTGCTCCAGGGCGAACACCTCGGCCTGGTGCCAGGTCCGGGCAGCGAGCCCGCGGAGTCCCGGCCGTACCGGCCGGGCGACGACGTGCGGCGGATGGACTGGAACGTCACCGCCCGCACGAACGAGCCGCACGTCCGGGACCTGGTCGCCGACCGGGAGCTGGAGATCTGGGCGCTGCTCGACGCCACCGCCAGCATGGACTTCGGGACCGCGGCGATGGAGAAGCGGGAGCTGGCCCTGTCCGCCCTGGCCGCGATCGGCTTCCTCACCCAGCGGACGGGCAACCGCATCGGCACCCACCTGCTGCACGGCGGCGGCGTCAGGACGCTGCCCGCCAGGACGGGCAGGCCGCACCTGATGGCGCTGCTGCAGGCGGCCTTCGCGCTGCCCCGCACCCCGCCGGGGGTGGCCGAGCCGCTGCTCGGCGTGGCGGCCGAGCAGCTCGGCCGGGTGGTGCGGCGCCGCGGCCTGGTCGTGGTCGTGTCGGACTTCCTCGACAGCCCCGAGACCTGGGAGCCGCCGCTGCGGAGGCTCACCGCCCGGCATCAGCTGCTGGCCGTGGAGGTGCTCGACCCGCGCGAGCTGACGCTGCCGGACGTGGGCATCCTCACGCTGATCGACCCGGAGACGGGCCGTCGGCGCGAGGTGGCCACCGGCAACGCCCGGCTGCGCCGCCGCTACGCCGAGGCCGCGACGGAGCAGCGGGAGGCCGTCTCCCAGGCGCTGCGCCGGGCCGGAGCCACCCACCTGCGGCTGCGTACGGACCGGGACTGGGTGCGCGACCTGGTCAAGCACGTCATGCGCCAGCGCCGCCTGGCCACGCTCGCGGCGAGCCCCACGGGGCGCCCACCGGCGGGAGGAGGTGACGCGGCGTGA
- a CDS encoding VWA domain-containing protein, producing the protein MTLIAPVWLLLLIPVALLALTYVIMALRGRTAYAVRFTNLDLLDKVAPRRPGWRRHVPAAALLLMFALLVVGFARPTAEVQVPRERATIMVAFDVSASMGATDVSPNRFEAAKQAARQFVQGLPERFNLGLVSFSSAASVAVPPTRDRPTVLGALDRLGMDSGTAIGEAVFSSLEAIAALDTEEEAPPAHIVLLSDGANTSGRTLDAAAAEATSRGVPVTTIAYGTPDGTISLSGREVPVPVDGPALRGLAESAGGGFYEAASGDELQAVYEDIGTSVGYRTEQQEVWQWFVGAGLIFALIAAVTSMLWFSRLP; encoded by the coding sequence GTGACGCTCATCGCGCCCGTCTGGCTGCTGCTGCTCATCCCGGTGGCCCTGCTCGCGCTCACCTACGTGATCATGGCGTTGCGCGGCAGGACCGCCTACGCCGTCCGCTTCACCAACCTCGACCTGCTCGACAAGGTGGCGCCACGGCGGCCCGGATGGCGCAGGCACGTGCCCGCGGCGGCGCTGCTGCTCATGTTCGCCCTGCTCGTGGTGGGCTTCGCCCGGCCCACGGCCGAGGTGCAGGTGCCGCGCGAACGGGCGACGATCATGGTGGCGTTCGACGTGTCGGCGTCCATGGGCGCCACCGACGTCTCGCCGAACCGCTTCGAGGCGGCCAAGCAGGCGGCCAGGCAGTTCGTCCAGGGCCTGCCCGAGCGGTTCAACCTGGGGCTGGTGTCGTTCTCGTCGGCGGCGTCCGTCGCGGTGCCGCCCACCAGGGACCGGCCGACGGTGCTGGGCGCGCTCGACCGGCTCGGCATGGACTCGGGCACGGCCATCGGCGAGGCCGTCTTCTCCTCGCTGGAGGCCATCGCCGCCCTCGACACCGAGGAGGAGGCGCCGCCCGCGCACATCGTCCTGCTGTCCGACGGCGCCAACACCAGCGGCCGCACGCTGGACGCCGCCGCGGCCGAGGCGACCTCGCGCGGCGTCCCCGTCACCACCATCGCCTACGGCACGCCGGACGGCACCATCAGCCTGTCGGGCCGCGAGGTCCCGGTGCCGGTGGACGGGCCCGCGCTGCGCGGCCTGGCCGAGTCGGCGGGCGGCGGTTTCTACGAGGCGGCCAGCGGCGACGAGCTGCAGGCGGTCTATGAAGACATCGGCACCTCGGTCGGCTACCGCACCGAGCAGCAGGAGGTCTGGCAGTGGTTCGTGGGAGCGGGGCTGATCTTCGCGCTGATCGCGGCGGTGACGTCGATGCTGTGGTTCTCGAGGCTGCCATGA
- a CDS encoding S1C family serine protease gives MRGLGSPRGPEFHTVALGVRERTPPGPGPAAPPSSNGKTPVPSPPRGGRILVAAALVAALTGSAAGVAGARLLEGSEPAPAAALPRVAPAPPASLTGLSATAARVLPSVVSVETRSSGGSGFVVDDRGHILTNAHVVRGSSTVTVVLHNGSRLTARVAGADADEDLAVLEVDHPRELTAATLGRSADLAVGDQVLAIGSPLGLSGTVTSGIVSALDREVRLGGSRRTAVQTDASINPGNSGGPLVNARGEVVGVNTAIAASRGGGNIGIGFAIPIDRAAPIAERIIRN, from the coding sequence ATGAGAGGGCTGGGCAGCCCGCGCGGGCCGGAGTTCCACACGGTGGCGCTGGGCGTGCGCGAGCGGACCCCGCCGGGGCCCGGCCCTGCCGCGCCGCCGTCCAGCAACGGGAAGACCCCGGTGCCGTCGCCGCCCAGGGGTGGTCGCATCCTGGTGGCCGCCGCGCTCGTCGCGGCGCTCACCGGGTCGGCGGCGGGCGTGGCGGGGGCCAGGCTCCTCGAAGGGTCCGAGCCGGCCCCCGCCGCCGCCCTGCCGAGGGTGGCCCCGGCGCCGCCGGCGAGCCTGACCGGGCTGAGCGCGACGGCGGCCCGCGTGCTGCCCAGCGTCGTCTCCGTGGAGACGCGCAGCTCGGGTGGCTCCGGCTTCGTGGTGGACGACCGGGGCCACATCCTCACCAACGCCCACGTCGTCAGGGGCAGCAGCACGGTGACCGTGGTGCTGCACAACGGCAGCCGGCTGACCGCCCGCGTGGCGGGCGCGGACGCCGACGAGGACCTGGCCGTGCTGGAGGTGGACCATCCGCGGGAGCTGACCGCGGCCACGCTCGGCCGCTCGGCGGACCTGGCCGTCGGCGACCAGGTGCTGGCCATCGGCTCGCCGCTGGGCCTGTCCGGCACGGTCACCTCGGGCATCGTCAGCGCCCTGGACAGGGAGGTGCGGCTGGGCGGCTCCCGGCGCACGGCCGTGCAGACCGACGCCTCCATCAACCCGGGCAACTCCGGCGGCCCGCTGGTGAACGCCCGGGGCGAGGTGGTCGGCGTGAACACCGCGATCGCGGCGTCCCGAGGAGGCGGGAACATCGGCATCGGCTTCGCCATCCCCATCGACAGGGCCGCGCCCATCGCGGAACGCATCATCCGAAACTAG
- a CDS encoding response regulator transcription factor yields the protein MRLLVVEDEEDLVDALRVGLVRAGYAVDVAYDAPAAHEKLQINTYDLVLLDLNLPGGDGFQLCRTVRAAGQGVRIIMVTARDRLDDRVRGLDEGADDYLVKPFAFPELLARVRALLRRDSGGGTSVLEVGGLRIDTARLEVSLDGRSLALTPKEYGVLHYLMTRPGHVVSTEELLEHVWDEHADPFTSTVRVTVGNLRRKLQEDGLIETVISRGYRLKEPT from the coding sequence ATGCGACTGCTTGTGGTTGAGGACGAGGAGGACCTGGTCGACGCGCTGCGCGTCGGCCTCGTCCGGGCGGGTTACGCGGTGGACGTCGCCTACGACGCGCCGGCCGCGCACGAGAAGTTGCAGATCAACACCTACGACCTGGTCCTGCTCGACCTGAACCTGCCGGGCGGCGACGGCTTCCAGCTCTGCCGGACCGTGCGCGCGGCGGGCCAGGGCGTGCGCATCATCATGGTGACCGCCCGCGACCGGCTGGACGACCGCGTCCGCGGCCTCGACGAGGGCGCGGACGACTACCTGGTCAAGCCGTTCGCCTTCCCCGAGCTGCTGGCCAGGGTGCGGGCGCTGCTGCGCAGGGACTCCGGCGGCGGCACCTCCGTGCTGGAGGTGGGCGGGCTGCGGATCGACACCGCCCGGCTGGAGGTGTCGCTGGACGGCCGGTCGCTGGCGCTCACCCCCAAGGAGTACGGCGTGCTGCACTACCTGATGACCAGGCCCGGTCACGTCGTGTCCACGGAGGAGCTGCTGGAGCACGTCTGGGACGAGCACGCGGACCCGTTCACCAGCACCGTCCGCGTCACGGTCGGCAACCTGCGCCGCAAGCTGCAGGAGGACGGCCTGATCGAGACCGTGATCAGCCGCGGCTACCGGCTGAAGGAGCCCACGTGA
- a CDS encoding sensor histidine kinase, translating to MIHTIRFRITVLYSGLLFVLATLVLGGIYYAVSKTTEQRPITTEYAKTYSGNTYLGKREVVFVEEVENAVNVRTMSTLRDFSLLTLACLYVASLGIGWVLAGRVLRPVRSITRTTEEIQATDLKRRIKLHGPRDELKDLADTIDTMLDRLEEAFSAQRQLIDDASHELRSPLTIIRANVDAVLAAPDASEEERARAVAIVDRATTRMTRLVEDLLATARRQGAAFADADLDLSRVVGEACEEYATPAAERDITITRELGAALDLAGDADALRRAVSNLLSNAVRLSPSGGLIRAGTGRTDGWLWAAVRDDGPGLRESDQARVFDRFWRGEASRRDRHTGLGLAIVRQIVESHGGRVAVFSRLGEGATFVLWLPPREGAQGSPPEANPLR from the coding sequence GTGATCCACACCATCCGCTTCCGGATCACGGTCCTGTACTCGGGGCTGCTGTTCGTGCTGGCCACGCTGGTGCTCGGCGGCATCTACTACGCCGTGTCCAAGACCACCGAGCAGCGCCCGATCACCACCGAGTACGCCAAGACCTACAGCGGCAACACCTACCTCGGCAAGCGCGAGGTGGTCTTCGTGGAGGAGGTCGAGAACGCGGTCAACGTGCGCACGATGAGCACGCTGCGCGACTTCTCGCTGCTCACCCTGGCCTGCCTGTACGTGGCCAGCCTCGGCATCGGCTGGGTGCTCGCGGGCCGGGTGCTGCGGCCGGTGCGGTCGATCACCCGTACGACCGAGGAGATCCAGGCCACGGACCTGAAGCGGCGCATCAAGCTGCACGGCCCGCGCGACGAGCTGAAGGACCTGGCCGACACCATCGACACCATGCTCGACCGGCTGGAGGAGGCGTTCAGCGCGCAGCGGCAGCTCATCGACGACGCCTCGCACGAGCTGCGCAGCCCGCTGACCATCATCAGGGCCAACGTGGACGCCGTGCTGGCCGCCCCCGACGCCAGTGAGGAGGAACGGGCCAGGGCCGTGGCCATCGTGGACCGGGCGACGACCCGGATGACCAGGCTCGTGGAGGACCTGCTGGCCACGGCCAGGCGGCAGGGCGCCGCGTTCGCCGACGCCGACCTCGACCTGTCCAGGGTGGTGGGGGAGGCGTGCGAGGAGTACGCCACCCCGGCCGCCGAGCGGGACATCACGATCACCCGCGAGCTGGGCGCCGCGCTGGACCTGGCGGGCGACGCCGACGCGCTGCGCCGTGCCGTGTCCAACCTGCTGTCCAACGCCGTCCGCCTGTCGCCGTCCGGCGGGCTGATCAGGGCCGGGACGGGACGGACGGACGGCTGGCTGTGGGCGGCGGTCCGCGACGACGGGCCGGGGCTGCGGGAGTCGGACCAGGCGCGGGTGTTCGACCGTTTCTGGCGCGGCGAGGCCAGCCGCAGGGACCGGCACACGGGGCTGGGGCTGGCGATCGTGCGGCAGATCGTGGAGTCGCACGGGGGGCGCGTGGCGGTGTTCTCGCGGCTGGGGGAGGGGGCGACGTTCGTGTTGTGGCTGCCGCCGCGCGAGGGCGCGCAGGGGAGCCCGCCCGAGGCCAACCCGCTACGGTGA
- a CDS encoding cytochrome b has translation MAAPTKPKRQPRIIVGSAKAAVGSAIWLDDRLPFGRWLRPQLRKLFPSHWSFLLGELALYSFVLLVLTGTFLTLFYKPNPDVAFESVVELSLEVRGGLLMRQLHHWSATVFVLAIVAHMCRVFFTGAFRRPRELTWMLGVLLFALALFEAFLGFTLTADQLAMAGLRQAQGLLLSVPLVGTYLSAFAFDGEFPGQVLPRLFALHVLLVPGILLAVVPLHGLILTWRQKHTERRATAAGERQVSGGPFFPYFAVKNGATALFTIGFIALLATFVRVNPVWEHGAYRPGVHPPSAQPFWYAGVLDGAQRLMPAWEIPVGGFVLQVGLWLPPLVLLAFFGVLFAYPFLERRFTGDGDVHHLLDRPSQAPVRTALGVAVITFFTTLWAGTWVSVAPPAMHSASGLPAPPPAPSALLTVPPDTYALVVGGLRVAVFVLPVVAFLLTRALCRRRSA, from the coding sequence ATGGCCGCTCCGACCAAGCCCAAGAGGCAGCCCAGAATCATCGTCGGCTCCGCCAAGGCCGCCGTCGGTTCCGCGATCTGGCTCGACGACCGGCTGCCGTTCGGGCGCTGGCTCCGGCCCCAGCTGCGCAAGCTCTTCCCCAGCCACTGGTCGTTCCTGCTGGGTGAGCTGGCGCTGTACTCGTTCGTGCTGCTCGTGCTCACCGGGACGTTCCTGACGCTGTTCTACAAGCCGAACCCGGACGTGGCGTTCGAGTCGGTGGTCGAGCTCAGCCTGGAGGTGCGCGGCGGGTTGCTGATGCGGCAGCTGCACCACTGGTCGGCGACGGTGTTCGTGCTGGCGATCGTGGCCCACATGTGCCGGGTCTTCTTCACCGGCGCGTTCAGGCGGCCCAGGGAGCTGACCTGGATGCTGGGCGTGCTGCTGTTCGCGCTGGCGCTGTTCGAGGCGTTCCTGGGGTTCACTCTGACCGCCGACCAGCTCGCGATGGCGGGGCTGCGGCAGGCGCAGGGGCTGCTGCTGTCGGTGCCGCTGGTGGGCACGTACCTGTCGGCGTTCGCGTTCGACGGCGAGTTCCCCGGCCAGGTGCTGCCGCGCCTGTTCGCCCTGCACGTGCTGCTGGTCCCCGGCATCCTGCTGGCCGTGGTGCCGCTGCACGGCCTCATCCTCACCTGGCGGCAGAAGCACACCGAGCGCCGCGCCACGGCCGCCGGTGAGCGGCAGGTCTCCGGAGGGCCGTTCTTCCCCTACTTCGCGGTAAAGAACGGCGCCACGGCGCTGTTCACGATCGGCTTCATCGCGTTGCTGGCCACGTTCGTGCGGGTCAATCCGGTCTGGGAGCACGGGGCGTACCGGCCGGGCGTCCACCCGCCGTCGGCGCAGCCGTTCTGGTACGCCGGGGTGCTCGACGGCGCGCAACGGCTGATGCCGGCGTGGGAGATCCCGGTCGGCGGGTTCGTGCTGCAGGTCGGGCTCTGGCTGCCGCCGCTGGTCCTGCTGGCCTTCTTCGGCGTGCTGTTCGCGTACCCGTTCCTCGAACGGCGCTTCACCGGCGACGGCGACGTCCACCACCTGCTCGACCGGCCGTCGCAGGCCCCGGTGCGCACGGCGCTGGGCGTCGCGGTGATCACGTTCTTCACCACGCTGTGGGCGGGCACGTGGGTGTCGGTGGCTCCGCCCGCGATGCACTCCGCGTCCGGGCTGCCGGCGCCGCCGCCCGCGCCGTCGGCCCTGCTCACCGTGCCGCCCGACACCTACGCGCTGGTCGTCGGCGGGCTGCGGGTGGCCGTCTTCGTGCTGCCCGTCGTGGCCTTCCTCCTCACGCGGGCCCTGTGCCGCAGGCGCTCGGCTTAG
- the ppdK gene encoding pyruvate, phosphate dikinase, protein MAKYVYDFTEGNRNLKDLLGGKGANLAEMTNLGLPVPHGFTITTEACRHYLAEGSVPSELDQQVAEKLKALEAKMGRKLGQADDPLLVSVRSGAKFSMPGMMETVLNIGLNDESVHGLAKQSGGNDRFAWDSYRRLIQMFGKTVLDIDGDLFEQALDDLKGRRQDTDLDSGELQQLVETYKGIVRDQTGKDFPADPREQMRLAVMAVFDSWNAPRAILYRRQERIPADLGTAVNIMAMVFGNYGNDSGTGVAFTRDPGSGQQGIYGDYLQNAQGEDVVAGIRNTIPLQDLEHLDKPSYDQLVAIMETLENHYRDLCDIEFTIERGKLWMLQTRVGKRTPAAAFCIATQLVDQGLITMDEAVTRVTGEQLAQLMFPRFDAGAQKKRIARGMNASPGAAVGKVVFSSERAVELSEQGEHVILVRRETNPDDLAGMIAAKGILTSRGGKTSHAAVVARGMGKTCVCGAEELEVLTAERRFVAPGGVTVREGDVVSIDGTTGEVFLGEVPVVDSAVVEYFEGAAEPQDDLVKAVDRLMRHADAARRLGVRANADTPEDAARARRFGAQGIGLCRTEHMFLGERRQLVEDLVLASTEDERRAALDALEPLQKSDFIGIFQAMDGAPVTIRLIDPPLHEFLPDIVDLSVKAAMGQATDKDRKLLTAVKRLHEQNPMLGLRGVRLGLIIPGLFAMQVRAIAQAAAEVPGARPEIMIPLVAAVQELESVREEAVKILAEAGVEALIGTMIEVPRAALTAGQIAEAAEFFSFGTNDLTQMAWGFSRDDVEAAFFSRYLDLGIFGVSPFETIDREGVGRLMEIAVREGRAARPDLHLGICGEHGGDPDSVHFCHEVGLDYVSCSPFRIPVARLEAGRAALTQSDSDTR, encoded by the coding sequence GTGGCCAAGTACGTTTACGACTTCACCGAGGGCAACAGGAATCTCAAGGATCTTCTTGGCGGTAAGGGCGCGAACCTCGCCGAAATGACCAATCTCGGGCTGCCTGTTCCGCATGGATTCACGATCACCACCGAGGCGTGCCGCCACTACCTGGCGGAAGGCTCCGTACCGAGTGAGCTGGACCAGCAGGTCGCCGAGAAGCTGAAGGCCCTGGAAGCCAAGATGGGCAGAAAGCTCGGGCAGGCCGACGACCCGCTGCTCGTGAGCGTACGCTCGGGGGCGAAGTTCTCCATGCCGGGCATGATGGAGACCGTCCTCAACATCGGGCTGAACGACGAGTCGGTGCACGGTCTGGCCAAGCAGTCGGGCGGCAACGACCGGTTCGCCTGGGACTCCTACCGCAGGCTCATCCAGATGTTCGGCAAGACCGTGCTCGACATCGACGGCGACCTGTTCGAGCAGGCGCTCGACGACCTCAAGGGCCGCCGCCAGGACACCGATCTCGACTCGGGCGAGCTGCAGCAGCTCGTGGAGACGTACAAGGGCATCGTGCGCGACCAGACCGGCAAGGACTTCCCCGCCGACCCGCGCGAGCAGATGCGCCTGGCCGTCATGGCCGTCTTCGACTCGTGGAACGCCCCGCGCGCCATCCTCTACCGCCGCCAGGAACGCATCCCCGCCGACCTCGGCACCGCCGTGAACATCATGGCCATGGTCTTCGGCAACTACGGCAACGACTCGGGCACCGGCGTCGCCTTCACCCGCGACCCCGGCTCGGGGCAGCAGGGCATCTACGGCGACTACCTGCAGAACGCCCAGGGCGAGGACGTCGTGGCCGGCATCCGCAACACCATCCCGCTGCAGGACCTCGAGCACCTCGACAAGCCGTCCTACGACCAGCTCGTCGCCATCATGGAGACCCTGGAGAACCACTACCGGGACCTGTGCGACATCGAGTTCACGATCGAGCGCGGTAAGCTGTGGATGTTGCAGACGCGCGTCGGCAAGCGCACGCCGGCGGCGGCCTTCTGCATCGCCACCCAGCTCGTCGACCAGGGCCTGATCACCATGGACGAGGCCGTCACCCGGGTCACCGGCGAGCAGCTCGCCCAGCTCATGTTCCCCCGCTTCGACGCCGGCGCGCAGAAGAAGCGGATCGCCAGGGGCATGAACGCCTCCCCGGGCGCCGCCGTGGGCAAGGTCGTCTTCTCCTCCGAGCGCGCCGTGGAGCTGTCGGAGCAGGGCGAGCACGTCATCCTCGTCCGCCGCGAGACCAACCCCGACGACCTGGCCGGCATGATCGCCGCCAAGGGCATCCTGACCAGCCGCGGCGGCAAGACCAGCCACGCCGCCGTGGTCGCCCGCGGCATGGGCAAGACGTGCGTGTGCGGCGCCGAGGAGCTGGAGGTCCTGACGGCCGAGCGGCGCTTCGTCGCCCCCGGTGGCGTGACGGTCCGCGAAGGCGACGTCGTCTCCATCGACGGCACGACCGGCGAGGTCTTCCTCGGCGAGGTGCCGGTCGTGGACTCCGCCGTGGTCGAGTACTTCGAGGGCGCCGCCGAGCCGCAGGACGACCTGGTCAAGGCCGTGGACCGGCTCATGCGCCACGCGGACGCCGCCCGCCGGCTCGGCGTGCGCGCCAACGCCGACACCCCAGAGGACGCCGCCCGCGCCCGCCGCTTCGGCGCGCAGGGCATCGGGCTGTGCCGTACGGAGCACATGTTCCTGGGCGAGCGCCGCCAGCTCGTCGAGGACCTCGTCCTGGCCTCGACGGAGGACGAGCGCCGGGCGGCCCTGGACGCCCTGGAGCCCCTCCAGAAGTCCGACTTCATCGGCATCTTCCAGGCCATGGACGGCGCCCCCGTCACCATCCGGCTCATCGACCCGCCCCTGCACGAGTTTCTGCCCGACATCGTGGATTTGTCGGTCAAGGCCGCCATGGGCCAGGCCACGGACAAGGACCGCAAACTCCTGACGGCCGTCAAGCGCCTGCACGAGCAGAACCCGATGCTCGGCCTGCGCGGCGTCCGCCTCGGCCTGATCATCCCCGGCCTGTTCGCCATGCAGGTCCGCGCCATCGCCCAGGCTGCCGCCGAGGTCCCCGGCGCCCGCCCGGAGATCATGATCCCGCTGGTGGCGGCCGTCCAGGAGCTGGAGTCCGTACGCGAGGAGGCCGTCAAGATCCTCGCGGAGGCCGGCGTGGAGGCCCTGATCGGCACCATGATCGAGGTCCCCCGCGCGGCCCTCACCGCCGGCCAGATCGCCGAGGCCGCCGAGTTCTTCTCCTTCGGCACCAACGACCTCACCCAGATGGCGTGGGGCTTCTCCCGCGACGACGTCGAGGCGGCCTTCTTCTCCCGCTACCTCGACCTCGGCATCTTCGGCGTCTCCCCGTTCGAGACCATCGACAGGGAGGGCGTCGGGCGGCTCATGGAGATCGCGGTCAGAGAGGGCCGGGCCGCCAGGCCGGACCTGCACCTGGGCATCTGCGGCGAGCACGGCGGCGACCCCGACTCGGTGCACTTCTGCCACGAGGTCGGCTTGGACTACGTCTCCTGCTCACCGTTCCGCATCCCGGTGGCCAGGCTGGAAGCAGGCCGAGCAGCCCTCACCCAATCCGACTCCGACACCCGCTGA